From Quercus robur cultivar Fastigiata chloroplast, complete genome:
TTTATGATTTTTCTGACAGATAAAGGTAAATAGAAAAAAATCTTCGAAGTGCATTGCTTGCTTTGAACCGCGAAAAGATATACTTCCGAGTTGTATATTCATATGAGAGAAAAAGAAATATAACACAATAAAAGAAAATGAAAGAGTTAAAGTATAACGTAATAAAATATATGATACTATAGTAGTTTAATAAGTAGTTTAATACACATAGAAATTATACGGAATACATAAAGATATTTATTTTTATCAATCTCACAAACGAGATTCAAGAATAAGATTGGTTGATGAAACGAGAGGAATATGTCTGGGGATCAACTGGTAGCGAGAAAAGGAATCACTTGTTTCTTGAACAGTTCTTTCAAAAAATTAATCTATTTGATCGATGAGTCATAAGACAAGGCAATTCAAGGTTCAGGTGGTTGGTTAGTCAGACTAGAAAAAAAGAACTGAATTGAAGTCATGGATTTACCTCAGTCAGGTTATGTACCAATAAATGATTTTTAGATTCGAAACCCATTAGAAAGAAGGGGTAGTGTACGAGAAATCAAATCATATAGAAATGATAGACGTCTTGAACGCCCTGAAAATTCTATGAGGTGTTCGAAAATGGTTGAAGTAGTTGAATAGGAGGATCACTATGACTATAGCCCTTGGGAAATTTACCAAAGACGAAAATGATTTATTTGATATTATGGATGACTGGTTACGGAGGGACCGTTTCGTTTTTGTAGGTTGGTCCGGTCTATTGCTCTTTCCTTGTGCTTATTTCGCGTTAGGAGGTTGGTTTACAGGTACAACCTTTGTAACTTCATGGTATACACATGGATTGGCGAGTTCCTATTTGGAAGGCTGCAACTTCTTAACCGCGGCAGTTTCTACTCCTGCTAATAGTTTAGCACACTCTTTGTTGTTACTATGGGGTCCAGAAGCACAAGGGGATTTTACTCGTTGGTGTCAATTAGGCGGTCTGTGGACTTTTGTTGCTCTCCACGGCGCTTTCGGACTAATAGGTTTCATGTTACGTCAATTTGAACTTGCTCGATCTGTTCAATTGCGACCTTATAATGCAATCGCATTCTCTGCTCCAATTGCTGTTTTTGTTTCTGTATTCCTGATTTATCCGCTAGGTCAGTCTGGTTGGTTCTTTGCGCCCAGTTTTGGTGTCGCAGCTATATTTCGATTCATCCTCTTTTTCCAAGGGTTTCATAATTGGACATTGAACCCATTTCATATGATGGGGGTTGCCGGTGTATTGGGCGCTGCCCTTCTATGCGCTATTCATGGTGCTACCGTAGAAAATACTTTAT
This genomic window contains:
- the psbD gene encoding photosystem II protein D2 gives rise to the protein MTIALGKFTKDENDLFDIMDDWLRRDRFVFVGWSGLLLFPCAYFALGGWFTGTTFVTSWYTHGLASSYLEGCNFLTAAVSTPANSLAHSLLLLWGPEAQGDFTRWCQLGGLWTFVALHGAFGLIGFMLRQFELARSVQLRPYNAIAFSAPIAVFVSVFLIYPLGQSGWFFAPSFGVAAIFRFILFFQGFHNWTLNPFHMMGVAGVLGAALLCAIHGATVENTLFEDGDGANTFRAFNPTQAEETYSMVTANRFWSQIFGVAFSNKRWLHFFMLFVPVTGLWMSALGVVGLALNLRAYDFVSQEIRAAEDPEFETFYTKNILLNEGIRAWMAAQDQPHENLIFPEEVLPRGNAL